The sequence below is a genomic window from Alphaproteobacteria bacterium.
GTGAGTTCCCACGGCATTGCCATTAATGTGAATCCCGATTTGGAGGCTTTCAAAGGCATTATTCCCTGTGGCATCCAAGACCATGGTGTCACTTCTTTGCAAAAAATGGGAGTGAATTTAGGTATGGATGAGGTGGACAGAGTGTTAAGAGGGGAGTTTGAAAAGGTTTTCGGGATTGGCTGAGAGTTATTGGTTATAAGGGGTTGGTGAGTCCTTTGAACTCTAGATCCCAACTCACTCTTTAACTCACTAGCGTAAGTCACTGGTTTGTCTAGAGTTCGTAGGTTCCGGAAAGACGGCTGTAGGGTTTATCTACATTTGCAGTCTCTTTTATAAAACTGCAACCAGCAAGCTAGGTGTATTCCTTCATCAGCTAATTCTTCAATTTAATAAAGCACAACATTATTAATAAACGGGACGCTTTTGAGTAGTTTAAAAACGCTTTCCATGGATAAAGTATGATCAATTATGGGGGCTCCACAGTACGTTATGTATTTTTGCGTAAATTTAAGTTCATCGATTGGTGTTGTATCCTTATCAGTAAGAGTGACGGAAGAACCATCACGCGTATAGGATAGCTTATGATCCTCAAGCTCAAAAGTTATGATATTTTGTGTTGCATAACCTGTGCTTGAAAAAAGCACAGAAAAACAAATAACCCATGCATATAAGAAAAGTTTTTGTTTCATTGGGACCCCATTATTTCATCGCGAGAATTAGAGAACTCGACCCAAATATTTCCACTATACAATGTGACAACTAATTTTTTCATAATACGAAATGCCTTAATTTAATAATTCGAAATAAGTACAATCTAATTGCATAAAAATCAAGGATGGCGTGAGAAATCGTTGGAACTGGGTGAGGCCCCGCCGCTCTTACGAGGGTGTTATGTCTACATCATAATTGTGTCATGCCAGAACCTTTAGGCACTCTAGGCGAATCGGCGTCTTAAGCCGGAGAGGCCTAGAAAGCGAGGTCTAGCCATGCGCAGAGTGACGTCTTCCCGGAGCCTAGGAACTCTAGGCGAATCGGTCACGGCATCTAGAAAGTATAAAATCACGTCGTAGCGTAGCGAAGACGGATAAGCCGGTGAGTCCTAGAGTGAGTTGGCATCGTGGGATCCATAGTGCAGGAATTAAAAAGTATAAATCTGGATCCCGCGCTCATAAGAAATTCTAAGGCGCGCCTCCGGCTTACCAAGAATTCCTAATGGCCGGGAAGACGAAGCTGGGGCCTGGATCCCGCGCTCATCCGTCTTCGCTTCGCTACGACGAGACAAGACTAATTCCTAATGGCCGGGAGGACGAAGCTGGGGCCTGGAAGACGATAAAAACGCCGTCATCCCGGAGCCTAGGAACTCTAAACGAACCGGCGTCTTAAGCCGGAGAGTTATAGAGTGAGTTGGCATCGCGGGATCCATAGTGCATGAATCAGAGTGACTTTGTATCTGCTATCCTTGACGGAAGCGGCTTGTCCCGTCATAGCGGACTCGTCACGTCATAGCGGACTTGTCACGCCATAGCGGCCTGTCCGCCATAGCGCAGCGTAGGCGGAAGCGAAGACGGAAACGGACTCGTCACGTCGTAGCGAAGCGTAGACGGAAGACGGAAACAGAAAAAAAGCAGCTGATTTTTTAAATACTCTCCTGTATAAGGATCTTAGGGTTATAAAACACGGATAAAGAATGACAACCTCACCTAAAAAGAAAGCGCCCATACGGCAGGAAAAGAAAGAGCCGACGCGGCGAGATTTCCTCACTCTTACGGCAACGGCCATGGGGGGCTTGGGGGTTGCTGCAATGGCGTGGCCCTTTATTAATAGTATGAATCCGGCCGCGGATGTATTGGCTCAGGCCGTTATTGAGATCGATTTATCCTCCATCGAGCCGGGCCAGGCAATAACAGCAGTCTGGCAGGAAAAGCCCGTGTTTATCCGTCACCGTACACCCGTGGAAATTAAAGAAGCCGAAACCGTAGATATGGCCTTGTTGCCTGATCCCGAGACAGATCAGAAACGGGTCATAGATTCTCAGTGGATCGTGGTCGTTGGCATCTGTACCCATTTGGGCTGTATTCCCTTGGGGCAAAAATCTGGCGATCCCAAAGGAAACTATGGAGGTTGGTTCTGCCCTTGCCATGGATCGGCCTATGATACCTCCGGGAGAATACGCCAGGGACCAGCGCCAACGAATTTGGCCGTGCCACCTTATGAGTTTTTAACATCGACGCAGATTCGCATTGGGAAGGAAGTTTAAGAATGGCAAAGCAACCTATTCATACCCGATTAGTGAAATGGATCGATTATCGTTTGCCAGTTTTCACATTCCTTTCCCACGCGTTGGAAAAGTATCCTACGCCCCGAAATTTGAACTATCTGTGGAGTTTTGGATCCCTGGCCGGCATTATTTTAGTCTTGATGATGGCGACGGGGATTTTTCTGGCCATGCATTATGATCCCAATGCCCAGTACGCTTTTTCCAGTGTGGAACACATTATGCGAGATGTGAACTATGGATGGCTCATTCGGTATCTTCATATGAATGGGGCCAGCCTCTTTTTCATTGTTGTCTATATCCACATGCTTCGAGGGCTTTACTATGGTTCCTATAAAAAACCTCGAGAACTTTTATGGATCATGGGTGTGGTTATATTCCTTATTATGATGGCGACAGCCTTTATGGGGTATGTGTTGCCTTGGGGGCAGATGAGTTTTTGGGGCGCGACAGTGATTACCAATCTGTTTTCTGCGATTCCCATTATTGGAGAAAGCATTGTTTCTTGGCTTTGGGGCGGATTTGCCGTTGGTGGTCCCACTTTAAACCGTTTTTATGCACTCCATTATCTTTTTCCTTTCCTTATAGTGGCCATCGTAGGGTTGCATTTGATTGCGCTCCACCAGCATCGATCCAATAATCCTATTGGGATTGAACCAACCAAGCCCAAAGATTGCGTTCCCTTTCATCCTTTTTATACCATCAAGGACCTATTCTGTTTGGGCGTATTCGCCCTCGTTCTGTCAGCCTTTATCTTTTTTATGCCCAATTTCTTTGGTGAGGCCGTCAATTATGATCCGGCAAATCCACTCGTTACGCCGGCTCATATTGTTCCCGAATGGTACTTTTTGCCGTACTACGCAATCCTACGAGCTGTGCCCAGCAAACTTGGCGGTGTCGTGCTTATGTTTGCATCCGTATTTGTCCTTTTTGTCGTTCCTTGGCTTGATACTTGTAAAGTAAAGAGTGCTCGCTATCGGCCTCTTTATAGGATCGTTTTTTGGACTTTTTTGGCGGACTGTATTGTCCTGGGTTGGGTTGGGGCAAATCCACCAGAAGGCTATTTTATCCTTATAGGAAGGCTTGCGACCGTCTATTATTTTGCTTTCTTCGTTCTGTTTATGCCTCTCTTGGGAA
It includes:
- the petA gene encoding ubiquinol-cytochrome c reductase iron-sulfur subunit → MTTSPKKKAPIRQEKKEPTRRDFLTLTATAMGGLGVAAMAWPFINSMNPAADVLAQAVIEIDLSSIEPGQAITAVWQEKPVFIRHRTPVEIKEAETVDMALLPDPETDQKRVIDSQWIVVVGICTHLGCIPLGQKSGDPKGNYGGWFCPCHGSAYDTSGRIRQGPAPTNLAVPPYEFLTSTQIRIGKEV
- a CDS encoding cytochrome b, which encodes MAKQPIHTRLVKWIDYRLPVFTFLSHALEKYPTPRNLNYLWSFGSLAGIILVLMMATGIFLAMHYDPNAQYAFSSVEHIMRDVNYGWLIRYLHMNGASLFFIVVYIHMLRGLYYGSYKKPRELLWIMGVVIFLIMMATAFMGYVLPWGQMSFWGATVITNLFSAIPIIGESIVSWLWGGFAVGGPTLNRFYALHYLFPFLIVAIVGLHLIALHQHRSNNPIGIEPTKPKDCVPFHPFYTIKDLFCLGVFALVLSAFIFFMPNFFGEAVNYDPANPLVTPAHIVPEWYFLPYYAILRAVPSKLGGVVLMFASVFVLFVVPWLDTCKVKSARYRPLYRIVFWTFLADCIVLGWVGANPPEGYFILIGRLATVYYFAFFVLFMPLLGKFERTLPVPESFDAAKRCRL